Proteins found in one Hypericibacter terrae genomic segment:
- the tuf gene encoding elongation factor Tu, with amino-acid sequence MAKAKFERNKPHCNIGTIGHVDHGKTSLTAAITKVLAETGGATFMAYDQIDKAPEEKARGITINTAHVEYETKNRHYAHVDCPGHADYVKNMITGAAQMDGAILVVSAADGPMPQTREHILLARQVGVPALVVFLNKCDMVDDPELLELVELEVRELLTSYNFPGDTIPMIRGSALCALENREPKLGHDAILQLMQAVDTSIPQPERAKDRPFLMPIEDVFSISGRGTVVTGRIERGSVKVGDEVEIVGLRPTTKTIVTGVEMFRKLLDYGEAGDNIGALLRGTKREEVERGQVLSKPGAITPHTKFKAEAYILTKEEGGRHTPFFSNYRPQFYFRTTDVTGTVVLPAGTEMVMPGDNIAMEVHLIAPIAMDEGLRFAIREGGRTVGAGVVASIIE; translated from the coding sequence ATGGCGAAGGCGAAATTCGAGCGGAACAAGCCGCACTGCAACATTGGGACGATCGGTCACGTCGACCACGGGAAGACGTCATTGACGGCGGCGATCACGAAGGTGCTGGCGGAGACGGGCGGGGCGACGTTCATGGCCTACGACCAGATCGACAAGGCGCCGGAAGAGAAGGCGCGCGGGATCACGATCAACACGGCGCATGTTGAGTATGAGACGAAGAACCGTCACTACGCGCATGTGGACTGCCCTGGCCATGCCGACTATGTGAAGAACATGATCACGGGTGCCGCGCAGATGGACGGCGCGATCCTGGTGGTCTCGGCGGCGGACGGTCCGATGCCGCAGACGCGCGAGCACATCCTGCTGGCGCGCCAGGTCGGCGTTCCGGCGCTGGTGGTGTTCCTGAACAAGTGCGACATGGTGGACGATCCGGAGCTTCTGGAACTGGTGGAGCTCGAGGTTCGCGAGCTTCTGACCTCCTACAACTTCCCGGGCGACACCATTCCGATGATCCGGGGCTCGGCCTTGTGCGCGCTGGAGAACCGGGAGCCGAAGCTGGGCCACGACGCGATCCTGCAGCTGATGCAGGCGGTGGATACGAGCATTCCGCAGCCTGAGCGCGCGAAGGACCGTCCGTTCCTGATGCCGATCGAGGACGTGTTCTCGATCTCGGGCCGCGGGACGGTGGTGACGGGCCGCATCGAGCGCGGGTCGGTGAAGGTCGGCGACGAAGTGGAGATCGTGGGTCTGCGTCCGACGACGAAGACGATCGTGACGGGCGTCGAGATGTTCCGCAAGCTGCTGGACTACGGCGAGGCTGGCGACAACATCGGCGCGCTCTTGCGCGGCACGAAGCGCGAGGAAGTGGAGCGGGGCCAGGTTCTGTCGAAGCCGGGCGCGATCACGCCGCACACGAAGTTCAAGGCCGAGGCCTACATCCTGACGAAGGAGGAGGGCGGCCGTCATACGCCGTTCTTCTCGAACTACCGCCCGCAGTTCTACTTCCGGACGACGGACGTGACGGGGACGGTGGTTCTGCCGGCGGGCACGGAAATGGTGATGCCGGGTGACAACATCGCGATGGAGGTGCATCTGATCGCGCCGATCGCGATGGATGAAGGCCTGCGCTTCGCCATCCGCGAGGGCGGTCGTACCGTCGGCGCCGGCGTCGTCGCCTCCATCATCGAATAG
- a CDS encoding ABC transporter substrate-binding protein, with the protein MKKFLAALAIGAGLALTMPAAHAATPDDTLIEAWRFDDMISLDPAEMYEISTYELVGNVYVTLVSIDPHDTSHILPRVAESWSASDDGLTYTFKLRAGQKFHSGNALTAADVVYSFQRLAALDLAPAFLITDLGISKENMNDTLKAVDDLTFQFKVDKPYAPSYVINVLSASNFAIVDSKLLKSHETNGDWGNGWLKTNSAGSGPFILKSWKPDETLVLEANPDYYGGKPKLKRIVWRNIAEESAQRLLLESGDVDIARNLSADQLDGLRKKGGFEVTSTPQSTSLYIGMNLKNKYLADPKVREAIRYLVDYQGLEKTALRERYVTNQTFLPSSFLGYVDSNPYKLDVAKAKSLLAEAGYADGFELSIDLASTFQERMDIAQSLQGTLAQVGIKLKILSEDAKTALTNYRARKHDLYLGTWGVDYFDPNTNMVFVANSDNSDDPASKPLSWRNSWIDPDMTAKAQALLMERDDAKRKTGYQDLIKAWQPVSPFAMLYQEVQVAAYLPKVKNFFLGPSAETTLYLDVSK; encoded by the coding sequence ATGAAGAAGTTTCTAGCGGCATTGGCCATCGGGGCCGGGCTGGCCCTGACCATGCCGGCCGCGCATGCGGCCACACCTGACGATACCCTGATCGAAGCCTGGCGCTTCGACGACATGATCTCGCTCGATCCGGCGGAGATGTACGAGATCTCGACCTACGAACTCGTGGGCAATGTCTATGTAACGCTGGTCTCGATCGATCCTCATGACACCAGCCACATCCTGCCGCGTGTCGCGGAGAGCTGGTCGGCCTCGGACGACGGGCTGACCTATACCTTCAAGCTGCGCGCCGGCCAGAAATTCCACAGCGGCAACGCGCTGACGGCCGCCGATGTCGTCTATTCCTTCCAGCGCCTCGCGGCGCTCGATCTGGCGCCCGCCTTCCTGATCACGGACCTGGGCATCTCGAAGGAGAATATGAACGACACGCTGAAGGCCGTGGACGACCTGACCTTCCAGTTCAAGGTCGACAAGCCCTACGCGCCCTCCTACGTGATCAACGTGCTCTCGGCGTCGAACTTCGCGATCGTCGACAGCAAGCTGCTGAAGAGCCACGAGACGAACGGCGACTGGGGCAATGGCTGGCTGAAGACGAATTCGGCCGGATCGGGACCCTTCATCCTGAAGAGCTGGAAGCCGGACGAGACTCTCGTCCTCGAGGCCAATCCCGACTATTACGGCGGCAAGCCGAAGCTGAAACGGATCGTCTGGCGCAACATCGCCGAGGAATCCGCGCAGCGCCTGCTGCTGGAATCCGGCGACGTCGATATCGCGCGCAATCTCTCGGCCGACCAGCTCGATGGCCTGCGCAAGAAGGGCGGCTTCGAGGTCACCTCGACGCCGCAAAGCACCAGCCTCTATATCGGGATGAACCTCAAGAACAAATATCTGGCCGATCCCAAGGTGCGCGAGGCCATCCGCTATCTGGTCGATTATCAGGGGTTGGAAAAGACCGCGCTGCGCGAGCGGTACGTCACCAACCAGACGTTCCTGCCGAGCAGCTTCCTGGGCTATGTCGATTCCAATCCCTACAAGCTCGACGTCGCCAAGGCGAAATCGCTTCTGGCCGAAGCCGGCTATGCCGATGGCTTCGAGCTCTCGATCGATCTGGCATCGACCTTTCAGGAGCGCATGGACATCGCGCAAAGTCTGCAGGGAACGCTGGCCCAGGTCGGCATCAAGTTGAAGATCCTGTCGGAGGACGCAAAGACGGCGCTCACCAACTACCGGGCGCGCAAGCATGACCTCTATCTGGGCACCTGGGGCGTGGATTACTTCGATCCGAACACGAACATGGTGTTCGTGGCGAACTCGGACAATTCCGACGATCCGGCGAGCAAGCCGCTCTCCTGGCGCAACAGCTGGATCGATCCCGACATGACGGCCAAGGCCCAGGCCCTGCTGATGGAGCGCGACGACGCCAAGCGCAAGACGGGCTATCAGGATCTGATCAAGGCATGGCAGCCGGTCTCGCCCTTCGCCATGCTCTATCAGGAGGTCCAGGTCGCCGCCTACCTGCCCAAGGTCAAGAACTTCTTCCTCGGGCCCTCGGCGGAGACGACACTCTATCTGGACGTGAGCAAGTAA
- the rlmB gene encoding 23S rRNA (guanosine(2251)-2'-O)-methyltransferase RlmB, with amino-acid sequence MRKGKPRFPQPRPASNRHPEAGSPGRSKPVPTSSGPSKPSRAGTGGPHDSRRKPGKPEAERGPAPRAEADRSPPRPAPRERESEPGPSRRPPPERAGTSGFWLYGLHAVRAALGNPRRHIHRILVTRELAGELFEGIDRSARPRPLPTPESMDKEGIARLLPAGSVHQGVAARVEPLPYITIEDLTADLDAEAPALVVVLDQVSDPHNVGAILRSAAAFGARGLIVTERHAAPETGTLAKSASGALDVVPLVRVSNLVRALELLKKANFWCLGFDADAPDSLPKTKLAQRVALVLGSEGRGMRRLTREGCDLLLSLPTGGPIDQLNVSNAAAIALYEWARQHGRPR; translated from the coding sequence ATGCGCAAAGGCAAGCCGCGTTTCCCGCAACCCCGCCCTGCTTCAAACCGTCACCCTGAAGCGGGGTCCCCCGGGCGTTCCAAGCCCGTCCCCACCTCGTCCGGCCCGTCCAAGCCCAGCCGCGCGGGGACCGGTGGCCCTCACGACTCGCGCCGAAAGCCCGGCAAACCCGAGGCCGAGCGCGGCCCTGCGCCCAGGGCCGAGGCAGATCGGTCGCCACCCCGTCCCGCTCCGCGCGAGCGGGAGTCCGAACCGGGCCCGAGCCGACGCCCGCCGCCGGAACGCGCCGGCACCAGCGGCTTCTGGCTCTATGGCCTCCATGCGGTCCGCGCCGCACTCGGCAATCCGCGGCGCCATATCCACCGCATTCTCGTGACCCGCGAGCTGGCGGGCGAACTGTTCGAGGGCATCGACCGGTCGGCCCGGCCCCGCCCCCTGCCGACCCCGGAATCGATGGACAAGGAGGGAATCGCCCGGCTGCTGCCGGCCGGCTCGGTCCATCAGGGCGTGGCCGCCCGGGTGGAACCCCTACCTTATATAACGATCGAAGACCTGACCGCCGACCTGGACGCCGAGGCCCCGGCCCTGGTGGTGGTGCTCGACCAGGTGAGCGATCCCCATAACGTCGGCGCGATCCTGCGCTCCGCCGCGGCTTTCGGCGCCCGCGGCCTGATCGTGACCGAGCGCCATGCGGCGCCCGAGACCGGGACCCTGGCCAAATCCGCCAGCGGTGCCCTGGATGTGGTGCCCCTGGTCCGCGTCAGCAACCTGGTCCGCGCGCTCGAGCTCCTGAAAAAAGCCAATTTCTGGTGTCTCGGTTTCGATGCCGACGCGCCGGACAGTCTGCCCAAGACCAAGCTCGCCCAGCGGGTGGCGCTGGTGCTGGGGTCGGAAGGGCGCGGCATGCGCCGCCTGACGCGGGAGGGCTGCGACCTTTTGCTCAGTTTGCCGACCGGGGGTCCGATCGATCAACTCAACGTGTCGAACGCCGCCGCGATTGCACTCTATGAATGGGCCCGCCAGCATGGGCGGCCTCGCTGA
- the secE gene encoding preprotein translocase subunit SecE, with translation MAKINPLEFARQVRQEVGKVTWPTRKETAITTAMVFAMVVLAAIFFFLVDQVLALVMRYVIGLGG, from the coding sequence ATGGCGAAGATCAACCCGTTAGAGTTTGCCCGGCAAGTCCGCCAGGAAGTCGGCAAGGTCACATGGCCGACCCGCAAGGAAACCGCCATCACCACGGCGATGGTGTTCGCGATGGTGGTGCTTGCCGCCATTTTCTTCTTCCTCGTGGATCAGGTGCTGGCCCTGGTGATGCGCTACGTAATCGGGTTGGGGGGCTGA
- a CDS encoding ABC transporter permease, giving the protein MSKPSAASATETDAIPPATSGASSHQRARRLLLAGWETLISVAATFFGLLFITFVIGRLMPADPLLAIVGERASEETYNRIREELGLNLPIWRQFLIYAWDVVRGDFGMSVLTARPVSEDLLRVFPATAELSIVGIFIGVVAGVPLGVWAAVYRNSFLDHVMRVLGLVGYSVPIFWLGIMGLLVFYLELQWVAGPGRLEVYLDGQVPTVTGMILVDSLIAGDWEVFNNALSHIILPASLLGYYSLAYISRMTRSLMLEQLNQDYLLTARIKGMRQSRLIWRHAFGNILVPLITVIALSFAGLLEGSVLTETVFAWPGIGRYITNALLNADMNAVLGGTIVVGTVFVGVNLLSDVLYRIVDPRAR; this is encoded by the coding sequence ATGTCGAAGCCCTCGGCAGCTTCGGCAACGGAAACCGACGCGATCCCGCCGGCCACGAGCGGCGCCTCCTCTCATCAGAGAGCGAGGCGTCTGCTTCTGGCCGGTTGGGAAACGCTGATTTCCGTCGCGGCGACCTTCTTCGGACTGCTCTTCATCACCTTCGTGATCGGCCGGCTCATGCCGGCCGATCCCCTCCTCGCCATCGTCGGCGAACGGGCCAGCGAAGAGACCTACAACCGGATCCGCGAAGAGCTGGGTTTGAACCTGCCGATCTGGCGGCAATTCCTGATCTATGCCTGGGACGTGGTGCGAGGCGATTTCGGGATGTCGGTGCTGACGGCCCGGCCCGTCTCCGAGGATCTCCTGCGCGTCTTCCCGGCGACGGCGGAGCTGTCCATCGTCGGCATCTTCATCGGCGTGGTCGCGGGCGTCCCGCTGGGGGTCTGGGCCGCGGTCTATCGCAACAGCTTCCTCGACCATGTCATGCGGGTGCTGGGGCTCGTCGGCTATTCGGTGCCGATCTTCTGGCTCGGCATCATGGGCCTCCTGGTCTTCTATCTCGAGCTGCAATGGGTCGCCGGACCCGGCCGGCTCGAAGTTTATCTCGACGGACAGGTGCCGACCGTGACCGGCATGATCCTGGTGGACTCCCTCATTGCCGGCGACTGGGAGGTCTTCAACAATGCCCTCAGTCACATCATCCTGCCGGCTTCGCTCCTGGGCTATTACTCCCTCGCCTATATCAGCCGCATGACCCGCAGCCTGATGCTGGAACAGCTCAACCAGGATTATCTCCTGACCGCGCGCATCAAGGGCATGCGGCAGAGCCGCCTCATCTGGCGCCATGCCTTCGGCAACATCCTGGTGCCGCTGATCACGGTGATCGCGCTCTCCTTCGCCGGATTGCTCGAAGGCTCGGTCCTGACCGAGACGGTCTTCGCCTGGCCGGGTATCGGCCGCTACATCACAAACGCGCTCTTGAACGCGGATATGAACGCCGTCCTCGGCGGCACCATCGTCGTCGGCACCGTCTTCGTCGGCGTCAATCTGCTGTCGGATGTGCTCTACCGGATCGTGGATCCGCGCGCGCGATGA
- a CDS encoding EF-hand domain-containing protein codes for MKLRTLTIAALFILSFAIAGGMLLLNGLSVLAQDKIIAPGASDAQIDVFFNPIDTNNDRVISFDEFSVKQQGNFAKLDTDKSGQITLVEYTVEAQSKPDKLAKETSKFASLDTNQDGSLTLAEFEAPRRQQFDDMDANCDGQMSWGEFAATVRNKPMPKSC; via the coding sequence ATGAAGCTCAGAACCCTCACTATCGCCGCCCTGTTCATCCTGAGCTTCGCGATCGCCGGCGGCATGCTGCTTCTGAACGGATTGAGCGTGCTGGCACAGGACAAGATCATCGCGCCCGGCGCCAGCGACGCGCAGATCGACGTGTTCTTCAATCCGATCGACACCAACAATGACCGGGTCATCTCCTTCGATGAGTTCTCGGTCAAGCAGCAGGGCAACTTCGCCAAGCTCGACACGGACAAGAGCGGCCAGATCACGCTGGTGGAATATACCGTCGAGGCGCAGAGCAAGCCCGACAAGCTCGCCAAGGAAACCTCGAAGTTCGCCAGCCTCGACACGAATCAGGACGGCAGCCTGACGCTCGCGGAATTCGAGGCGCCGCGCCGCCAGCAGTTCGACGATATGGACGCCAACTGCGACGGCCAGATGTCCTGGGGCGAATTCGCCGCGACCGTGCGCAACAAGCCGATGCCGAAAAGCTGCTGA